One Dreissena polymorpha isolate Duluth1 chromosome 9, UMN_Dpol_1.0, whole genome shotgun sequence genomic window carries:
- the LOC127846477 gene encoding lachesin-like isoform X1 — protein sequence MYMTSAKSMASKVTWWHIGAILLMNAAVVVAEFPASGYNIQPETPAPDFLSSPLNVTFRRGELAILRCSVYNLGTKTVVWRRHEHSFPLTSGSLTVVADDRIQIGHVDFKNQWDLMIKNVQPEDEGVYECQVASTNRNIRRLVSLTVIDSKAEAMEITISREQYVERGEPVTLHCNVTGQHYTPDEIDWFRNGEKVTSEKHRRVKLLKQLSIAHKTFTSILSIDKATMEDSGVYVCRSSNMHIANTKVHVLSGKDTAETSNKKRGTYHDGYADEHVSSDQMKSSASTIRQATFAIICQCTLLMFTYCYK from the exons ATGTACATGACAAGTGCAAAGAGCATGGCGTCTAAAGTCACGTGGTGGCATATTGGGGCCATCTTGCTTATGAACGCGGCAGTCGTAGTTGCAGAATTTCCAG CTTCCGGTTACAACATCCAACCGGAGACGCCTGCGCCCGACTTCCTGTCGAGTCCATTGAATGTCACTTTCCGGCGCGGGGAGCTAGCCATTTTGAGATGCAGCGTGTACAACCTAGGAACCAAAACG GTCGTTTGGAGGCGACATGAGCATTCTTTTCCACTAACATCTGGTTCGCTGACCGTTGTTGCAGACGACCGTATACAGATTGGTCACGTAGACTTTAAGAACCAATGGGATCTAATGATTAAAAATGTGCAACCTGAAGACGAGGGCGTGTATGAGTGCCAGGTGGCATCAACCAATAGGAATATACGGAGACTGGTCTCACTTACTGTAATTG ATTCAAAAGCAGAAGCCATGGAAATTACCATCAGCAGAGAACAGTACGTGGAACGCGGGGAACCAGTCACGTTACACTGCAACGTGACGGGGCAGCATTATACCCCGGACGAGATAGACTGGTTCCGAAACGGGGAAAAAGTAACGTCGGAAAAACATAGGCGTGTTAAACTGTTAAAGCAACTATCAATTGCTCATAAAACGTTTACTAGTATTTTGAGCATAGATAAAGCAACTATGGAAGACAGTGGTGTGTATGTTTGTAGGTCGTCCAATATGCATATTGCTAATACGAAAGTCCACGTACTAAGCGGTAAGGACACAG CGGAGACGTCAAATAAAAAGCGAG GAACATATCATGATGGGTATGCTGATGAACATGTATCAAGTGATCAGATGAAGTCGTCTGCATCAACTATTCGGCAGGCGACATTCGCGATTATTTGCCAATGTACTTTGCTTATGTTCACATATTGCTACAAATAA
- the LOC127846477 gene encoding lachesin-like isoform X2, which produces MYMTSAKSMASKVTWWHIGAILLMNAAVVVAEFPASGYNIQPETPAPDFLSSPLNVTFRRGELAILRCSVYNLGTKTVVWRRHEHSFPLTSGSLTVVADDRIQIGHVDFKNQWDLMIKNVQPEDEGVYECQVASTNRNIRRLVSLTVIDSKAEAMEITISREQYVERGEPVTLHCNVTGQHYTPDEIDWFRNGEKVTSEKHRRVKLLKQLSIAHKTFTSILSIDKATMEDSGVYVCRSSNMHIANTKVHVLSAETSNKKRGTYHDGYADEHVSSDQMKSSASTIRQATFAIICQCTLLMFTYCYK; this is translated from the exons ATGTACATGACAAGTGCAAAGAGCATGGCGTCTAAAGTCACGTGGTGGCATATTGGGGCCATCTTGCTTATGAACGCGGCAGTCGTAGTTGCAGAATTTCCAG CTTCCGGTTACAACATCCAACCGGAGACGCCTGCGCCCGACTTCCTGTCGAGTCCATTGAATGTCACTTTCCGGCGCGGGGAGCTAGCCATTTTGAGATGCAGCGTGTACAACCTAGGAACCAAAACG GTCGTTTGGAGGCGACATGAGCATTCTTTTCCACTAACATCTGGTTCGCTGACCGTTGTTGCAGACGACCGTATACAGATTGGTCACGTAGACTTTAAGAACCAATGGGATCTAATGATTAAAAATGTGCAACCTGAAGACGAGGGCGTGTATGAGTGCCAGGTGGCATCAACCAATAGGAATATACGGAGACTGGTCTCACTTACTGTAATTG ATTCAAAAGCAGAAGCCATGGAAATTACCATCAGCAGAGAACAGTACGTGGAACGCGGGGAACCAGTCACGTTACACTGCAACGTGACGGGGCAGCATTATACCCCGGACGAGATAGACTGGTTCCGAAACGGGGAAAAAGTAACGTCGGAAAAACATAGGCGTGTTAAACTGTTAAAGCAACTATCAATTGCTCATAAAACGTTTACTAGTATTTTGAGCATAGATAAAGCAACTATGGAAGACAGTGGTGTGTATGTTTGTAGGTCGTCCAATATGCATATTGCTAATACGAAAGTCCACGTACTAAGCG CGGAGACGTCAAATAAAAAGCGAG GAACATATCATGATGGGTATGCTGATGAACATGTATCAAGTGATCAGATGAAGTCGTCTGCATCAACTATTCGGCAGGCGACATTCGCGATTATTTGCCAATGTACTTTGCTTATGTTCACATATTGCTACAAATAA